From a region of the Myroides sp. JBRI-B21084 genome:
- the mscL gene encoding large conductance mechanosensitive channel protein MscL, whose amino-acid sequence MGFLSEFKEFAVKGNVIDLAVGVIIGGAFGKIIDSVVKDLVMPLISAILGSPDFTNMYTVLKDPANGIKAGMALADARAVENAVVFAYGNFITVAINFVLLAFAVFLMVKGINRLKRKEEPAPAAPTGPSQEELLAEIRDLLKK is encoded by the coding sequence ATGGGATTTTTAAGTGAATTTAAAGAATTTGCCGTTAAAGGTAATGTAATTGATCTTGCAGTGGGTGTAATTATAGGTGGCGCCTTTGGAAAGATAATTGATAGCGTTGTTAAAGACCTAGTTATGCCGTTAATTTCTGCTATTTTAGGCTCGCCAGATTTTACAAATATGTATACCGTTCTAAAAGATCCAGCAAATGGTATTAAAGCAGGTATGGCTTTAGCCGATGCTAGAGCAGTAGAAAACGCTGTAGTTTTTGCTTACGGTAATTTTATAACTGTAGCAATTAATTTTGTTTTGTTAGCTTTTGCTGTATTTTTAATGGTTAAAGGTATCAACCGTTTAAAACGTAAAGAAGAACCAGCACCTGCAGCTCCAACAGGACCATCACAAGAAGAATTGTTGGCTGAAATTCGCGATCTATTAAAAAAATAA
- a CDS encoding T9SS type A sorting domain-containing protein → MKKLFLIVITLVPFITKAQVTLIPDATFEQLLINLGIDTDGVLNGQMLTSDAQNVTQLNLFQGANGFYIQNIKGIESFVNLKKFEGRFHNLNNLNLTTLPQLETLILPSNNLSKINLSNNINLETLIIGNDVLEFLNLNTIGSLDLSNNINLKLLNTYNSFPYKINLRNHAASSLKIVLGNENDKPYNVCIEVDDPIAATNGTAPYDNWSIINYMPGTYYFNANCALSVEKFVNENFKIYPNPATQYVVLEQKTTEGVNLQAVQILDNSGKLIRTVKENFNYIDVSTLSKGMYLFVIQTDKGNKTEKIIIE, encoded by the coding sequence ATGAAAAAGTTATTTTTAATAGTAATTACACTTGTGCCTTTTATAACAAAGGCGCAGGTTACTTTGATACCCGATGCTACTTTTGAACAGTTGCTTATTAATTTAGGTATTGATACCGATGGAGTTTTAAATGGACAAATGTTAACTAGCGATGCACAAAACGTAACACAGTTAAATTTATTTCAAGGAGCAAATGGTTTTTATATACAAAATATTAAGGGTATTGAAAGCTTTGTAAATTTAAAAAAGTTTGAGGGTAGATTTCATAATTTAAATAACCTTAATTTAACTACGCTTCCACAATTGGAAACGCTAATACTACCAAGTAATAATTTGTCTAAAATAAATTTATCCAATAATATCAATTTGGAAACATTAATTATTGGAAACGATGTTTTAGAATTTCTTAATTTAAACACTATTGGTTCCTTAGATTTAAGCAATAATATAAACCTAAAGCTTTTAAATACATATAATTCTTTTCCATATAAAATAAACTTGCGTAATCATGCAGCATCGTCTTTAAAAATCGTTTTAGGAAATGAAAATGATAAACCTTACAACGTTTGTATTGAAGTAGATGACCCTATTGCAGCAACAAACGGCACCGCACCATACGATAATTGGAGCATAATAAATTATATGCCTGGGACTTATTATTTTAATGCGAACTGTGCTTTAAGTGTAGAGAAATTTGTAAACGAAAACTTTAAAATATACCCTAACCCAGCAACCCAATACGTAGTGCTTGAACAAAAAACAACCGAGGGAGTTAACCTGCAAGCGGTACAAATTTTAGATAATTCGGGTAAATTAATACGTACCGTTAAAGAAAATTTTAACTATATTGATGTTTCTACCCTAAGTAAAGGCATGTATTTATTTGTAATACAAACCGATAAAGGCAATAAAACAGAGAAAATAATTATTGAGTAA
- a CDS encoding GbsR/MarR family transcriptional regulator, translated as MKQFLALDLFKEIAEHYEVFYKLPPLTARIYTLFIFNTCKDGLTFEELVELFQASKSSVSTSLQVLIENNFIEQIKKDNQRKRFFRTSKNLFLTRLEDVVKRLKNEKEINIKLKEYRKVNCNDMFKQEAFDVYINHLNDVTLSIEKTILNLKLYIKPNEE; from the coding sequence ATGAAGCAGTTTTTAGCTTTAGATCTTTTTAAAGAAATAGCTGAACATTACGAGGTGTTTTATAAACTACCCCCACTCACAGCGCGTATTTACACGCTTTTTATTTTTAATACCTGTAAAGATGGTTTAACGTTTGAAGAGCTTGTTGAATTATTTCAGGCAAGTAAAAGTTCGGTTTCAACCAGCTTACAAGTGTTAATTGAAAACAATTTTATCGAACAAATAAAAAAAGATAATCAACGGAAGCGATTTTTTAGAACAAGTAAAAATTTGTTTTTAACTCGTTTAGAAGATGTAGTAAAGCGCTTAAAAAACGAAAAAGAAATCAATATAAAATTAAAAGAATACCGCAAAGTTAACTGCAACGATATGTTTAAGCAAGAAGCATTTGATGTGTACATAAACCATTTAAACGACGTAACCTTATCAATAGAAAAAACAATTTTAAACCTAAAACTTTATATAAAACCAAATGAAGAATAA
- a CDS encoding efflux RND transporter periplasmic adaptor subunit, protein MKNNTLKAVFMVFFTTVFFSCSKTNETPQQTAPVLDVVAATTKDLVGYTTFPATIQGKINNDVRAKIQGYIQEVYVHEGQQVQKNQPLFKLEANMLAETANAAKAGIAVATANVNAAQVEVNKLQPLVQKNIISNIQLETAKANLASAKSVLAQTKASYASAQANVNYAVVRAPISGIVGKLPLKKGSLVGPADATALTSISDISLVYAYFSMNEKEYFKFLNETAGTTLSEKIKNLPQVDLQLADGSIYSEKGKIETVTGQIDAATGTVQFRVAFANPNKLLSNGNSGTIRLPKKYTNVLVVPEVASYEQQGKVNVYKVRNDTAFSTVINVTDRVNNLIIVKDGINAGDVVVVSGVGTLKNKTAIKPKKVHFDTIANAIKPIF, encoded by the coding sequence ATGAAGAATAATACCCTAAAAGCTGTATTTATGGTGTTTTTTACAACTGTTTTTTTTAGTTGTTCTAAAACAAACGAAACACCACAACAAACCGCACCTGTTTTAGATGTTGTTGCTGCAACAACTAAGGATTTGGTGGGTTACACTACTTTTCCGGCTACAATTCAAGGAAAAATAAATAATGATGTACGTGCTAAAATTCAAGGATATATACAAGAAGTGTATGTACACGAAGGGCAACAAGTGCAAAAAAACCAACCGCTTTTTAAATTAGAAGCAAACATGCTTGCCGAAACTGCAAATGCAGCAAAAGCAGGTATTGCTGTAGCAACGGCTAATGTTAATGCTGCACAGGTTGAAGTTAATAAACTGCAACCTTTGGTACAAAAGAATATTATAAGCAACATACAGCTTGAAACTGCAAAGGCAAATTTAGCATCGGCAAAAAGCGTATTGGCTCAAACCAAAGCAAGTTACGCGTCGGCACAAGCTAATGTGAACTATGCGGTTGTACGTGCGCCAATTAGTGGTATTGTAGGAAAACTACCGTTGAAAAAAGGAAGTTTAGTTGGTCCTGCCGACGCAACTGCTTTAACGTCTATTTCAGATATTAGTTTAGTTTACGCTTATTTTTCAATGAATGAAAAAGAATATTTTAAGTTTTTAAACGAAACAGCAGGAACAACATTATCAGAAAAAATTAAAAATTTACCACAAGTAGATCTGCAATTAGCAGATGGTAGTATTTATAGCGAAAAGGGAAAAATTGAAACCGTTACAGGTCAAATTGATGCTGCTACAGGTACGGTTCAATTTCGTGTAGCCTTTGCAAATCCTAATAAATTATTAAGTAATGGCAACAGTGGTACCATACGTTTACCTAAAAAATACACAAATGTTTTAGTGGTGCCCGAAGTAGCATCGTATGAACAACAAGGTAAAGTTAATGTGTATAAAGTACGTAACGATACCGCATTTTCTACGGTTATTAATGTTACCGATAGAGTAAACAATTTAATAATTGTTAAAGATGGTATAAATGCGGGCGATGTAGTTGTGGTTAGTGGTGTAGGAACTTTAAAAAATAAAACAGCCATTAAACCTAAAAAAGTTCATTTTGATACTATTGCAAACGCAATAAAACCAATTTTTTAA
- the dnaG gene encoding DNA primase, with amino-acid sequence MIKKETIDAIFEAARVEEVIGDFVQLKKSGSNYKGLSPFVNEKTPSFMVSPAKQIWKDFSSGKGGNALSFIMEHEHFSYPEALRYLANKYQIEIEETEQTDLEKQALNERESLFVVSEFAKKYFHDVLLKTDEGLAIGHSYFKERGFTEETIKTFQLGYSPDVWDAFTKEALAKGYQLEFLEKTGLTIVKEDKTFDRFKGRVMFPIQSMSGRVLGFGGRILTNDKKAAKYLNSPESDIYHKSKVLYGIFHAKQEIAAKDNCYLVEGYTDVIQMHQAGIKNVVASSGTALTPDQIRLINRLTKNITVLFDGDAAGMRASLRGIDLILEAGMNVRVCTFPDGDDPDSFARKTPIDELQHYLKDNATDFIRFKANLLMKDAGNDPIKKADVIRDIVVSISKVPDHIQREVYVQECASIMDISEDVLFSTLAQIGKKELQEANKKFVQEKKMQVVRPDADQPKEQVNIIYLLERKIIEILLIYGNYEELFDEFELKVEDEKVVTDKKRVKRKVFDKVFLSLQEDEVEMSNEKFKAIFKNILTFYHTNESWNLERYLTQVPPELSDEITSIIMDEERYNLHNWEKQNIIVKGKDLGVQQYVNETILTLRAYLIFEIIEDLKKQIHENPEKSRDLLTDIVDYNVLKHTFSSQLGRVMSRFS; translated from the coding sequence ATGATTAAAAAAGAAACCATAGATGCAATTTTCGAGGCTGCCCGTGTGGAAGAAGTCATTGGCGACTTTGTACAGCTTAAAAAATCGGGTAGCAATTACAAAGGTTTAAGTCCGTTTGTAAACGAAAAAACACCTTCGTTTATGGTTTCGCCTGCCAAGCAAATCTGGAAAGATTTTAGTTCGGGTAAAGGCGGTAACGCTTTAAGTTTTATTATGGAACACGAACATTTTTCGTATCCAGAAGCGTTGCGTTACCTTGCCAATAAGTATCAGATCGAAATTGAAGAAACCGAACAAACCGATTTAGAAAAACAAGCCTTAAACGAACGCGAAAGTTTGTTTGTAGTTTCAGAATTCGCGAAAAAATACTTTCACGACGTGTTGCTAAAAACTGATGAAGGCTTGGCAATTGGTCATTCGTACTTTAAAGAACGTGGCTTTACCGAAGAAACCATTAAAACGTTTCAACTAGGTTATTCGCCCGATGTTTGGGATGCATTTACCAAAGAAGCTTTGGCAAAAGGGTATCAGTTAGAATTTCTTGAAAAAACAGGATTAACCATTGTAAAAGAAGATAAAACGTTCGATCGATTTAAAGGTCGAGTGATGTTTCCTATACAAAGTATGAGCGGGCGTGTGCTGGGTTTTGGTGGTCGTATTTTAACCAACGATAAAAAGGCTGCGAAATATTTAAATTCACCCGAAAGCGATATTTACCACAAAAGCAAGGTTTTGTATGGTATTTTTCATGCGAAACAAGAAATAGCCGCAAAAGACAATTGTTATTTGGTAGAAGGCTACACCGATGTTATTCAAATGCATCAGGCTGGTATTAAAAACGTGGTGGCATCGTCGGGTACGGCTTTAACACCCGATCAAATTCGCTTGATTAACCGTTTAACCAAAAACATTACGGTTTTGTTTGATGGCGATGCTGCCGGAATGCGCGCATCATTACGTGGTATTGATTTAATTTTAGAAGCCGGAATGAATGTACGTGTTTGTACGTTTCCCGATGGCGATGACCCCGATAGTTTTGCCCGAAAAACACCAATTGACGAATTGCAGCATTATTTAAAAGACAACGCTACCGATTTTATCAGGTTTAAAGCGAACCTTTTAATGAAAGATGCCGGCAATGATCCTATTAAAAAAGCCGATGTTATTCGCGATATTGTGGTTTCCATTTCAAAAGTGCCCGATCATATACAGCGCGAGGTTTATGTGCAAGAATGTGCATCAATCATGGATATTTCTGAAGATGTTTTGTTTAGCACTTTGGCGCAAATTGGTAAAAAAGAACTGCAAGAAGCAAATAAAAAATTTGTTCAAGAGAAAAAAATGCAAGTGGTGCGCCCCGATGCAGATCAACCGAAAGAACAAGTAAACATTATTTATCTTTTAGAGCGAAAAATTATTGAAATTTTGTTGATTTACGGTAATTATGAAGAACTTTTTGATGAATTCGAACTAAAAGTAGAAGACGAAAAAGTGGTTACAGATAAAAAACGAGTGAAACGCAAAGTGTTTGATAAAGTTTTTTTAAGCTTACAAGAAGATGAAGTTGAAATGAGTAACGAAAAATTTAAAGCCATTTTTAAAAACATACTTACATTTTATCATACCAATGAAAGTTGGAATTTAGAGCGTTATTTAACACAAGTTCCTCCGGAATTATCCGATGAAATTACATCGATTATTATGGATGAGGAACGCTATAACCTACACAATTGGGAAAAACAAAACATTATTGTTAAAGGTAAAGATTTGGGTGTGCAACAATATGTTAACGAAACCATTCTTACGTTACGTGCTTACCTTATTTTTGAAATTATTGAAGATTTAAAAAAACAAATTCACGAAAACCCTGAAAAAAGCCGCGATTTATTAACCGATATTGTTGATTACAACGTACTTAAACATACGTTTTCTTCGCAATTAGGTAGGGTTATGTCTCGATTTAGTTAG
- a CDS encoding bifunctional UDP-N-acetylmuramoyl-tripeptide:D-alanyl-D-alanine ligase/alanine racemase has protein sequence MKIETTVLAKVLQVTQAVLAEDIIVLDISVDSRSLRNNANTLFFALKGNHHNAHNYVADLYSKGVRYFVVSETVSLPTDAVVFYVNDTLRGLQNFVAFYRKKYTFPVIGVTGSNGKTIVKEWLNQLLLPFYNIIKSPKSYNSQVGVPLSVIAINDEHNLGIFEAGISQVNEMDFLEAVIQPTIGILTNIGPAHNEGFASKEEKLQEKLKLFKNANVLISENTELISANKPKNIQWFNWSFSENANVQFKKLNAVLIVTYNQNTFNVKLPFTDLASVENIATCITTLLFLNVDIDYITQAISQLQTVQMRLQVKKGINDSLLIDDSYSSDYQSLKIALDFLEQQKTHQQKTVILSDIFQSGFTPEVLYQKVGQLLNQNHVNRVIGIGSKISSYLKNTPQFQSYPDTETFLSNFNLKAFRNETILIKGSRSFQFEKIVSELEEKTHETVLEINLDAISHNLKFYKSKLKPTTKTMVMVKAFGYGNGSYEIAKLLAHHKVSYLGVAFADEGVELRKAGINIPIIVMNPEKSAFSTMIAYNLEPEIYNLYALTTFLQIAESFNLFQYPIHLKFNTGMNRLGFVKNDLKPLIDLLQNTNLVKVTSMFSHLATSDMPEQQDFTLQQINLFKEYTHYVCSQLQIKPLLHILNTSGIYNFSEHQMDMVRVGIGLYGVGNNATENAQLQNVATLKSTILQINHVPVNESVGYGRRFIAQKNSKIATVPIGYADGIRRSYGNGKGYVLVNNQKAPIAGTICMDMLMIDVTDIDVNLGDEVLIFGNDLRITEVAKIWETIPYEVMTAISQRVKRIFYKE, from the coding sequence ATGAAAATTGAAACAACTGTTTTAGCAAAGGTTTTGCAAGTTACCCAAGCTGTTTTGGCTGAAGACATTATAGTACTTGACATTTCGGTTGATTCACGTTCGTTGCGCAATAATGCCAACACTCTTTTCTTTGCTTTAAAAGGCAATCACCATAATGCACATAATTATGTTGCCGATTTGTATAGTAAAGGCGTGCGTTATTTTGTGGTTTCTGAAACGGTTTCATTACCTACAGATGCGGTTGTTTTTTATGTAAATGATACCTTGCGTGGGTTGCAAAATTTTGTAGCATTTTATCGCAAAAAATATACTTTTCCTGTAATAGGTGTAACGGGTAGTAATGGCAAGACTATAGTAAAAGAATGGTTAAACCAGTTGCTGTTACCTTTTTACAACATTATTAAAAGTCCTAAAAGTTACAATTCGCAAGTAGGTGTGCCTTTATCGGTTATTGCTATTAATGACGAGCATAATTTAGGAATTTTTGAGGCGGGTATTTCTCAGGTAAATGAAATGGATTTTCTTGAAGCCGTTATACAACCTACCATTGGAATTTTAACGAACATTGGTCCAGCACATAACGAAGGGTTTGCATCGAAAGAAGAAAAATTACAAGAAAAATTAAAACTTTTTAAAAACGCAAATGTTTTAATTAGTGAAAATACAGAATTAATAAGTGCTAATAAGCCTAAAAACATACAATGGTTTAATTGGAGTTTTAGCGAAAATGCAAACGTACAGTTTAAAAAATTGAATGCTGTTTTAATTGTAACATACAACCAAAACACATTTAATGTAAAACTGCCTTTTACCGATTTAGCATCGGTTGAAAACATAGCAACATGCATTACCACTTTGTTGTTTTTAAATGTTGATATTGATTACATAACGCAAGCAATTTCACAATTACAAACGGTGCAAATGCGTTTACAAGTAAAAAAAGGCATTAACGATTCTTTATTGATAGACGATAGTTACAGCAGCGATTATCAATCGTTAAAAATAGCGCTCGATTTTTTAGAGCAGCAAAAAACGCATCAACAAAAAACAGTAATCCTGTCAGATATTTTTCAAAGCGGTTTTACACCGGAGGTATTGTATCAAAAAGTAGGACAATTGCTTAACCAAAATCATGTGAATAGGGTAATTGGTATCGGTTCAAAAATTAGTTCGTACTTAAAAAACACTCCACAATTTCAAAGTTATCCTGATACCGAAACTTTTTTGAGCAATTTTAATTTAAAGGCATTCAGAAACGAAACTATTTTAATTAAAGGCTCGCGTAGTTTTCAGTTCGAAAAAATTGTTTCAGAATTAGAAGAAAAAACGCACGAAACCGTTTTAGAGATTAATTTAGACGCTATAAGTCATAACCTTAAATTTTACAAATCAAAACTTAAACCTACCACAAAAACAATGGTTATGGTAAAGGCATTTGGTTACGGAAACGGCAGTTACGAAATTGCAAAACTATTGGCACACCATAAAGTATCGTATCTTGGAGTAGCTTTTGCCGATGAAGGTGTAGAGCTACGAAAAGCAGGAATTAATATACCTATTATTGTTATGAATCCTGAAAAATCGGCTTTTTCAACAATGATTGCCTATAATTTAGAACCCGAAATTTATAATTTGTATGCATTAACTACTTTTTTGCAAATTGCCGAATCATTTAACTTGTTTCAATACCCCATTCATTTAAAATTTAATACGGGAATGAATCGTTTAGGATTTGTAAAAAACGATTTAAAGCCTTTAATAGATTTATTACAAAACACTAATTTGGTGAAAGTAACCAGTATGTTTTCGCACTTGGCTACCAGCGACATGCCAGAACAGCAGGATTTTACCTTACAACAAATTAATTTGTTTAAAGAATATACCCATTATGTGTGCAGTCAATTGCAAATAAAACCTTTGTTGCATATTTTAAATACATCGGGCATTTATAATTTTAGCGAACATCAAATGGATATGGTTCGCGTTGGTATTGGTTTGTATGGCGTGGGTAATAATGCGACCGAAAATGCACAATTACAAAACGTTGCCACATTAAAATCTACTATTTTACAAATAAACCATGTACCTGTAAACGAATCAGTTGGTTACGGTCGAAGGTTTATCGCTCAAAAAAACAGTAAAATTGCCACAGTGCCCATTGGTTACGCCGACGGTATTCGCCGAAGTTACGGAAACGGCAAGGGGTATGTTTTAGTTAACAATCAAAAAGCACCTATTGCAGGAACTATTTGTATGGATATGTTAATGATTGATGTAACCGATATTGATGTAAATTTAGGTGATGAGGTGCTTATTTTTGGAAACGATTTACGCATAACCGAAGTTGCAAAGATTTGGGAGACAATTCCTTACGAAGTAATGACAGCTATTTCGCAACGCGTTAAAAGAATTTTTTATAAAGAATAG
- a CDS encoding MBL fold metallo-hydrolase gives MKIEQIYTGCLAQGAYYIESDGDVAIIDPLREVQQYINKANANNATIKYIFETHFHADFVSGHVTLAEKTGATIVYGPTAEPTFKAHIATDGEEFKIGKLTIIALHTPGHTMESTTYLLRDENGKDHAIFSGDTLFLGDVGRPDLAQKAANMTQEQLAATLYHSLRTKIMPLADELIVYPAHGAGSACGKNLSKETVGTLGEQKRTNYALRADMTEAEFVKEVTDGLLPPPAYFPENVRLNKSGYEAIDSIIEKNKAFTANEFKQTAADALILDVRDADSFGKVHIPGAIFIGIDGGFAPWVGSLITDINQPIILVTPEGREQETITRLARVGYDNTLGYLAGGMQTWIDAGFETASIGRITANELETLINNGEESVIDVRKPGEYNSAHIANVPNLPLDFINDHVDDFPAQKTTYLHCAGGYRSMIAASILKARGFNNMIDVIGGFGKIKETNLPIVTQECASSCGTK, from the coding sequence ATGAAGATAGAACAAATTTATACCGGATGTTTGGCTCAAGGGGCTTATTATATTGAAAGTGATGGCGATGTAGCTATTATTGACCCACTACGCGAAGTGCAACAATATATTAACAAAGCTAATGCAAACAACGCAACTATAAAATACATTTTTGAAACCCATTTTCATGCCGATTTTGTTAGCGGTCACGTTACCCTTGCAGAAAAAACGGGTGCAACTATTGTGTACGGTCCTACTGCAGAACCTACTTTTAAAGCACATATTGCAACCGATGGCGAAGAATTTAAAATAGGCAAGCTAACCATTATTGCACTACATACCCCAGGTCATACCATGGAAAGCACCACGTATTTGTTGCGCGATGAAAACGGAAAAGACCATGCCATTTTTAGTGGCGACACCTTGTTTTTAGGCGATGTAGGCAGACCCGATTTAGCTCAAAAAGCAGCTAATATGACGCAAGAGCAATTAGCAGCTACTTTATACCACAGTTTACGCACTAAAATTATGCCTTTGGCCGATGAACTAATTGTGTATCCGGCACATGGTGCAGGATCGGCTTGTGGTAAAAACTTAAGCAAAGAAACCGTAGGTACTTTGGGCGAACAAAAACGCACCAACTATGCCTTACGTGCCGATATGACCGAAGCTGAATTTGTAAAAGAAGTGACCGATGGTTTACTACCACCACCTGCTTATTTTCCTGAAAATGTACGCTTAAACAAAAGCGGTTACGAAGCTATTGATTCTATTATTGAGAAAAATAAAGCTTTCACAGCAAACGAATTTAAGCAAACTGCTGCCGATGCATTGATTTTAGATGTGCGTGATGCCGATAGTTTTGGAAAAGTTCATATACCAGGTGCCATTTTTATTGGTATTGATGGTGGATTTGCACCTTGGGTTGGATCGTTAATTACCGATATTAACCAACCGATTATTTTGGTAACGCCCGAAGGTCGTGAGCAGGAAACCATAACACGTTTGGCTCGTGTGGGTTACGATAATACCTTAGGATATTTAGCAGGCGGAATGCAAACGTGGATTGATGCTGGTTTTGAAACCGCTTCTATTGGCAGAATTACAGCTAACGAGCTAGAAACATTGATAAACAATGGCGAAGAATCGGTTATTGATGTTCGTAAACCGGGTGAATACAATTCGGCACATATTGCTAATGTTCCTAATTTACCGTTAGATTTTATTAACGACCATGTTGATGATTTTCCAGCGCAAAAAACAACCTATTTACATTGCGCAGGCGGTTACCGCTCTATGATTGCAGCTTCTATTCTAAAAGCGCGCGGTTTTAATAATATGATTGATGTTATTGGCGGCTTTGGTAAAATTAAAGAAACCAACTTACCTATTGTTACCCAAGAATGCGCAAGCAGTTGTGGTACTAAATAA
- a CDS encoding sulfite exporter TauE/SafE family protein — MHDIHFYIGLVLALFIGVTLGLVGSGGSILTVPILVYVVGIDPLLATAYSLFIVGSTSAVGSVKNTIDKNVNFKIVLLFGIPSLLAVFFTRSQLVPLLPDVITLSNNVSLSKSKLIMIIFSIVMFAASSKMIKKPRQKNLATPQIVTSAMPLITQGLLIGTVSGLVGAGGGFLIIPVLVFFANLPMKQAIGTSLTIIAIQCLIGFTGDLMQHKIDWILVLSFSAISIFGLFIGNRLSKRIIDGNLRMIFGWFILIMSLYIMFKELF; from the coding sequence ATGCACGACATACATTTTTATATTGGCTTAGTACTTGCTTTATTTATTGGCGTAACCTTAGGTTTGGTGGGCAGTGGTGGCTCTATCTTAACCGTACCTATTTTGGTATATGTAGTAGGTATCGATCCTTTACTTGCAACTGCCTATTCCCTTTTTATTGTAGGCAGCACATCGGCAGTTGGTAGCGTTAAAAACACCATTGATAAAAACGTAAACTTTAAAATTGTATTGCTTTTTGGCATACCATCGTTACTTGCTGTGTTTTTTACACGTTCGCAATTAGTTCCGTTATTACCCGATGTTATTACATTAAGCAACAACGTAAGCTTGTCTAAATCGAAATTAATCATGATTATTTTTTCGATAGTTATGTTTGCTGCTTCTTCAAAAATGATTAAAAAACCACGACAAAAAAACCTAGCAACACCCCAAATAGTTACATCAGCAATGCCTTTAATTACTCAAGGCTTATTAATTGGTACCGTTTCGGGCTTAGTAGGCGCAGGCGGTGGCTTTCTTATTATACCTGTTTTGGTATTTTTTGCCAATTTACCTATGAAACAAGCTATTGGTACATCGTTAACCATTATAGCCATTCAATGTTTAATTGGTTTTACGGGCGATTTAATGCAACATAAAATTGATTGGATTTTAGTATTATCATTCTCGGCCATTTCTATATTTGGTCTGTTTATAGGCAACCGACTATCAAAAAGAATTATCGATGGAAATTTACGTATGATTTTTGGCTGGTTTATATTAATCATGTCGTTATACATCATGTTTAAAGAACTATTTTAA